The Triticum aestivum cultivar Chinese Spring chromosome 7B, IWGSC CS RefSeq v2.1, whole genome shotgun sequence genome window below encodes:
- the LOC123155845 gene encoding uncharacterized protein — protein sequence MSAPDPPQHIAHWPIPAASPPAPPATAQSQTLSYLACLARPSQPLPWGFFGPQRSPLPAARDSDPDPAWGSPPPPPPGRPPGVDSEVDCVLETPPELLARALPTTTFNSPAPGRSANLTSIEGVNGGDSSGWLACFRPVPAQAAAEQSLPRGAAAAGLEEEATAPWTEVRRGRPRPPPAPVAAFTPRAPPPAWIKGLCFHCLKPRHRVVDCRDPVTCRRCFSSGHIARGCTHAPRPHLRPGAPPPAPRRAPPPAPPRARPPPTSSQFAMAPSAASSAWAGDHSVRPEVFAVIHNTPAMQAEAALLESNGVVAWFDRDCRASTNKVAAAIADGIGALVPDVIVVFHFPERFLVRFIHKHHADIASSRRELPFGDTKLQMRAWRLEGHGEHVDLGHHVCLCLEGLPLYAWDEEAVAKAVGSGCSLDYIEPASKLKTTTKALALWAWTPCPSKVPRVSWITLPARNGGAPVYGRKGLEHRVLVHLDIHEDPSSGRVVSRPHPWISNVIDGETLARDRRERISRPVQRDRHDRHGRDDEEDRGRGRDGRGSSRGGQGWGDRIRRSLSRAPRDGQRDNDRERRDGRHDGRRREIPDLPVVLGAAPVLLGSGSLSATTVRARELEPLHPTTPATAAVGARGCSPVRQSRPASARRISREARTPPASPPLSPTTVLRTPPAPKRDEAHAAAVASQVLSPVLIELCLPATMQRPLLDISPLRPPGFEASPTPPLQCNGNLQRTPTPPRARPHDAGHDLPAGLAELIVPCLELPATLFCPRQPALLPSAATQPPPEVPLASPRPSPPAARRKTLAGMRISKEGGISLQRTRRPSSRTLAAPVAKVAERLVCRSLGITKDGQDVTASILEAFTERFKEQLPPEVIVAMRDFFKLDDSSISAAEDALIDHGGAAALDSVGLEQDGQGSEPAIA from the coding sequence ATGTCCGCTCCCGACCCGCCCCAACACATCGCCCACTGGCCCATACCGGCGGCATCCCCTCcggcgccgccggccaccgcccAGTCCCAGACGCTATCCTACCTGGCCTGCCTTGCCCGTCCGTCCCAGCCGCTGCCTTGGGGTTTTTTTGGGCCGCAGCGCTCTCCGTTGCCGGCTGCGCGAGATTCCGATCCAGATCCAGCTTGGGGCtctcctccgcctccacctcctggtCGCCCTCCCGGCGTGGATTCGGAGGTGGACTGCGTCTTGGAGACGCCGCCTGAGCTCCTCGCCCGCGCGCTCCCAACCACCACCTTCAATTCTCCTGCTCCAGGCCGCTCCGCCAACCTGACGAGCATTGAAGGCGTTAATGGAGGGGACAGTTCGGGATGGCTTGCGTGCTTTCGGCCCGTCCCTGCGCAGGCCGCTGCTGAGCAATCACTcccgcgcggcgcggcggctgcgggGCTCGAGGAGGAAGCGACGGCGCCTTGGACCGAGGTCAGGCGTGGGCGGCCGCGCCCTCCGCCCGCTCCTGTTGCTGCCTTCACTCCTCGCGCCCCTCCTCCCGCATGGATAAAAGGTCTCTGCTTCCACTGTCTCAAGCCTCGACATCGCGTCGTGGACTGCCGCGACCCAGTCACCTGCAGACGGTGCTTCAGCTCCGGCCACATAGCGCGCGGCTGCACCCACGCTCCACGCCCGCACCTGCGCCCCGGCGCGCCCCCGCCCGCTCCGCGCAGAGCTCCTCCGCCCGCACCTCCCCGTGCCCGCCCGCCACCCACGTCCTCCCAGTTTGCCATGGCTCCCTCTGCTGCGTCTTCGGCATGGGCTGGTGACCACAGCGTCCGCCCGGAGGTGTTCGCCGTCATCCACAACACTCCGGCCATGCAAGCTGAGGCTGCGCTTCTGGAATCCAATGGGGTGGTGGCCTGGTTCGACCGTGATTGTCGCGCCTCCACCAACAAGGTTGCGGCGGCCATCGCAGACGGGATTGGCGCTCTGGTGCCGGACGTGATCGTCGTCTTCCACTTCCCCGAGCGGTTCCTGGTGCGCTTCATCCACAAGCACCACGCGGACATCGCATCATCCCGCCGCGAGCTCCCGTTCGGCGACACCAAGCTGCAGATGAGGGCATGGCGTTTGGAAGGCCATGGTGAGCACGTCGACCTCGGCCACCATGTGTGCCTCTGCCTCGAGGGGCTGCCGCTGTATGCTTGGGATGAAGAGGCGGTCGCCAAGGCCGTCGGCTCCGGCTGCTCGCTGGACTACATCGAGCCAGCTTCCAAGCTCAAGACGACGACCAAGGCTCTGGCCTTGTGGGCTTGGACGCCATGCCCAAGCAAGGTGCCAAGAGTGAGCTGGATCACCCTCCCTGCACGCAACGGTGGCGCTCCGGTGTATGGCCGCAAGGGGCTGGAGCATCGGGTCCTTGTCCACCTCGACATCCATGAAGATCCATCCTCGGGCAGAGTGGTGTCCAGGCCGCACCCCTGGATATCAAACGTCATCGACGGGGAGACCTTGGCTCGTGACAGGCGCGAGCGCATCTCTCGCCCTGTCCAGCGCGACCGCCATGACCGCCATGGCCGTGACGACGAGGAAGACCGTGGCCGCGGGCGCGACGGCCGGGGCTCGTCCAGAGGCGGGCAAGGCTGGGGCGACCGCATTCGCCGGAGCCTCTCCCGTGCGCCGCGCGACGGGCAGCGCGACAACGACAGGGAACGCCGTGATGGGCGTCACGATGGCCGTCGCCGGGAAATCCCTGACCTTCCCGTCGTCCTTGGCGCCGCTCCGGTGCTTCTTGGCTCTGGCTCCTTGAGCGCTACTACTGTGCGTGCCAGGGAGCTGGAGCCCCTCCACCCCACCACGCCTGCTACGGCTGCTGTTGGCGCGCGTGGCTGTAGTCCGGTCAGGCAGTCGCGCCCGGCCTCTGCAAGGCGCATATCCAGGGAAGCACGCACTCCACCGGCGTCGCCACCGCTGTCTCCGACAACGGTGCTCCGAACCCCGCCAGCGCCGAAACGTGACGAAGCACATGCAGCAGCAGTGGCATCCCAGGTCCTGAGCCCGGTGCTCATCGAGCTATGTTTGCCAGCCACGATGCAGCGCCCGCTCCTTGACATCTCCCCGCTGCGGCCTCCAGGCTTTGAAGCATCCCCAACCCCGCCACTCCAGTGCAACGGCAACCTGCAGCGAACCCCTACGCCACCCCGTGCTCGCCCCCATGATGCTGGGCACGACCTGCCGGCGGGCCTGGCTGAGCTCATTGTGCCCTGCCTCGAGCTTCCGGCTACGCTCTTCTGCCCAAGGCAGCCGGCGCTCCTGCCATCTGCAGCCACGCAACCTCCCCCTGAGGTGCCCTTGGCATCTCCAAGGCCAAGCCCTCCAGCGGCCCGTCGAAAGACTTTGGCGGGCATGAGAATCTCCAAGGAGGGCGGCATCTCTCTGCAACGGACCCGGCGACCTTCCAGCCGCACGCTGGCTGCTCCGGTGGCAAAGGTGGCCGAGCGCCTGGTTTGCCGCAGCCTGGGCATAACCAAAGATGGTCAAGATGTAACTGCTTCGATCCTGGAGGcgttcacagagagattcaaggagCAGCTCCCTCCTGAAGTGATTGTGGCCATGAGGGACTTCTTCAAGCTTGATGACAGTTCTATTAGCGCTGCTGAGGATGCGCTGATAGACCATGGTGGTGCTGCGGCATTAGACTCTGTGGGGCTGGAGCAAGACGGCCAGGGATCGGAGCCGGCGATCGCTTGA